One region of Solanum pennellii chromosome 6, SPENNV200 genomic DNA includes:
- the LOC107022694 gene encoding protein BOBBER 1 isoform X1, which yields MVIITEYNEQDDIPPSSSPVEEVKDKNATKAIKQNKKGLQAPNIGNGLDLDNYSCGQSVQEVKVANNATEAIEENKKGHLAPTIGNGLDLDNYSCGQSVQEVKEANNATEVLEENKKGPLAPNIDNGLDLDNYCWGQSLQEVYVNIPVPQGTKSRFIVCDIKRNHLTVGLKGQPPIVDGELYGPVKVEACFWTLEDQKSISLLLTKIDQMNWWKWVVKGEPELDTEKVEQITSLSELDPETRSSVETVMFDQRQEAMGLPTLDEMQNQEMEKFIMEKVLHDNVFFSPAPSLEEYSY from the exons ATGGTGATCATTACCGAATACAATGAGCAAGATGACATACCACCATCGTCCTCACCTGTAGAGGAGGTTAAGGACAAGAACGCTACTAAGGCCATTAAACAGAACAAGAAGGGGCTTCAag CTCCCAACATAGGCAATGGCCTTGATCTGGACAACTACTCTTGCGGTCAATCCGTACAGGAGGTTAAGGTGGCCAATAATGCTACTGAGGCCATTGAAGAGAACAAGAAGGGGCATCTag CTCCTACCATAGGCAATGGCCTTGATCTGGACAACTACTCTTGCGGTCAATCTGTACAGGAGGTTAAGGAGGCCAATAATGCTACTGAGGTCCTTGAAGAGAACAAGAAGGGGCCTCTAG CTCCCAACATAGACAATGGCCTTGATCTGGACAACTACTGTTGGGGTCAATCATTACAGGAGGTTTATGTCAATATTCCTGTACCTCAGGGAACAAAATCACGGTTTATTGTTTGCGATATAAAAAGGAACCATCTTACAGTTGGACTAAAGGGTCAGCCTCCAATTGTTGAT GGAGAACTCTATGGACCTGTCAAAGTTGAGGCTTGTTTCTGGACCTTAG AGGATCAGAAATCCATCTCTCTACTCCTTACCAAGATAGACCAGATGAACTGGTGGAAATGGGTAGTTAAAGGTGAACCTGAACTCGATACCGAGAAAGTTGAACAAATTACAAGCCTATCAGAATTGGACCCGGAGACTCGATCTAGTGTTGAAACTGTTATG TTTGATCAGCGACAGGAAGCAATGGGTCTTCCAACACTAGACGAGATGCAAAACCAGGAGATGGAAAAGTTTATAATGGAAAAGGTACTTCATGATAATGTGTTCTTCTCTCCTGCCCCCTCCCTCGAAGAGTATTCATATTAA
- the LOC107023138 gene encoding plastidial pyruvate kinase 4, chloroplastic, with translation MLGGVASVAIFTNQSALSNNGFQVASFLVVRSSNLSRKYTIPQPFFKIPGFREHIAHFVASNNGNLARKNIVFAIPNEKDDAEKEGSDYYIDYPVIVGQKEDGSSCAPEMETTFSLLPCGEGILRSYEINGKEDGLLAKLMAVHLHVLAMEQWNASKLKMSHKKYLVSATNLIHYLALKSVNIEQLKEELSSICFLNLDTINQHVLASLSAGIRLLDNVKYDSSSHSISYSEGISSTKSLDKQMKGEFSINTLRRRASHTADLLLGRLPEKRNTHIMVTVGEEAIESETLIKDLLNAGTTIVRINCAHGSPEIWSEIIRKVKRSSQILEKPCRILMDLAGPKLRTGKLQAGPCVLKISPQKNAYGQVIYPALVWLSSPGAGSPPAHVSPDAILHVDGEELLSKLEVDDVVTLLDARGKQRTLKIISRHPIFSGVGYMAECSKAAYVKSGAKLYIKDKRRKSSAGHVVDIPPLKQFIKLRVDDLLSISRDGQNEENNLTSSTGVHRIACSSEYVFDSVKPGEPIAFDDGKIWGIIKATSTSEILVSITHAGPRGSKLGSEKSINIPRSNIRYEGLTSKDLIDLDFVANHADIVGVSFVRDVRDILLLRQELEKRKRRDLGISLKIETKEGFEKLPLLLLEAMKMPNPLGIMIARGDLAVECGWENMAYIQKEIISVCAAAHVPVIWATQVLESLVRSGVPTRAELTDVAEGMRTNCIMLNKGKCIVEAVSFLHRILSNHSTKSNTEFKPLALSSHDF, from the exons ATGTTGGGTGGTGTAGCTTCTGTTGCCATATTCACCAATCAATCTGCATTGTCAAATAAT GGATTTCAAGTTGCTTCATTCTTGGTTGTTAGATCTTCCAACCTTTCCAGGAAGTACACAATTCCACAACCTTTTTTCAAAATTCCTGGCTTTAGGGAACATATTGCCCATTTTGTAGCCAGTAATAATGGAAACCTTGCCAGAAAGAACATTGTCTTTGCTATTCCAAATGAAAAGGATGATGCTGAAAAAGAAGGCTCAGATTACTATATTGATTATCCGGTCATCGTCGGTCAGAAAGAAGATGGGAGTTCTTGTGCACCAGAGATGGAAACAACTTTTTCCTTGTTGCCATGTGGTGAAGGTATACTTAGAAGTTATGAGATCAATGGTAAAGAAGACGGCCTACTTGCTAAGCTGATGGCGGTTCATTTGCATGTACTGGCAATGGAACAATGGAACGCTTCCAAACTTAAAATGTCCCACAA AAAATACTTGGTCAGTGCGACAAACCTGATTCATTATTTGGCCTTGAAAAGCGTCAACATAGAGCAGCTTAAAGAAGAACTTTCTTCCATTTGTTTCCTGAATTTAGACACAATAAATCAACATGTTCTAGCAAGTCTTTCTGCAGGCATCCGGCTGTTAGATAATGTAAAATATGATTCTTCAAGTCATAGTATCTCTTATAGTGAAGGAATCTCTTCAACAAAAAGTCTGGACAAACAAATGAAGGGGGAATTTTCTATCAATACACTAAGGAGGAGGGCATCCCATACTGCGGACCTGTTATTGGGAAGATTGCCAGAGAAGAGAAACACCCATATCATGGTAACAGTGGGTGAAGAAGCTATAGAAAGTGAAACATTAATAAAAGATCTTTTAAATGCTGGAACTACCATTGTTCGTATCAATTGTGCTCATGGAAGCCCTGAAATTTGGAGTGAGATTATCAGAAAGGTGAAAAGAAGCTCTCAAATTCTGGAAAAGCCTTGTCGAATTCTCATGGACTTAGCTGGGCCCAAGCTTCGAACCGGAAAACTGCAGGCTGGTCCATGTGTGTTGAAAATATCTCCCCAGAAGAATGCTTATGGGCAAGTGATATATCCTGCCCTAGTTTGGCTCTCAAGCCCAGGAGCTGGTTCTCCACCTGCCCATGTATCCCCTGATGCCATTCTACATGTGGATGGTGAAGAACTTCTTAGTAAGCTCGAGGTTGATGATGTTGTGACATTATTAGATGCTCGTGGAAAACAAAGGACACTTAAGATCATAAGCAGGCATCCTATTTTCTCAGGCGTCGGATATATGGCTGAGTGCAGTAAGGCTGCTTATGTCAAGTCAGGTGCAAAATTATATATCAAGGACAAGAGAAGGAAATCATCAGCTGGACATGTAGTAGATATTCCTCCTCTCAAGCAGTTTATCAAATTAAGGGTTGATGACTTGCTGAGTATATCACGAGACGGtcaaaatgaagaaaacaatTTGACTTCTTCCACTGGTGTGCACAGGATAGCCTGCTCATCTGAATATGTTTTTGATTCAGTGAAGCCTGGGGAACCTATTGCTTTTGATGATGGGAAGATATGGGGTATTATTAAAGCAACTAGCACTTCGGAAATTCTTGTGTCAATCACCCATGCAGGTCCTAGGGGTAGTAAACTTGGATCAGAGAAGTCCATAAATATTCCGCGGAGCAATATTCGGTATGAAGGCCTCACTTCAAAAGACCTTATAGATCTTGACTTTGTGGCCAACCATGCAGACATAGTGGGTGTATCATTTGTCCGAGATGTCCGTGACATTCTACTGTTGCGCCAAGAACTTGAGAAGCGGAAAAGAAGGGACTTGGGGATTTCTTTAAAGATCGAGACGAAAGAAGGATTTGAGAAATTGCCGCTCTTACTACTGGAGGCAATGAAAATGCCAAATCCTTTAGGCATTATGATTGCCAGAGGAGATCTTGCTGTAGAGTGTGGATGGGAAAATATGGCATATATCCAGAAGGAGATAATCTCTGTCTGTGCAGCTGCTCATGTTCCTGTCATTTGGGCAACACAGGTCCTGGAGTCGCTCGTCAGGTCTGGAGTGCCTACTAGAGCTGAGCTTACTGATGTGGCAGAAGGAATGAG GACAAATTGTATCATGTTGAACAAGGGTAAATGCATTGTGGAAGCTGTCTCTTTCTTACACAGGATATTGAGCAATCACTCCACGAAGTCAAATACAGAATTTAAGCCTCTTGCTTTATCCAGCCACGACTTTTAG
- the LOC107022694 gene encoding protein BOBBER 1 isoform X2, giving the protein MVIITEYNEQDDIPPSSSPVEEVKDKNATKAIKQNKKGLQAPNIGNGLDLDNYSCGQSVQEVKVANNATEAIEENKKGHLAPTIGNGLDLDNYSCGQSVQEVKEANNATEVLEENKKGPLAPNIDNGLDLDNYCWGQSLQEVYVNIPVPQGTKSRFIVCDIKRNHLTVGLKGQPPIVDGELYGPVKVEACFWTLEDQKSISLLLTKIDQMNWWKWVVKGEPELDTEKVEQITSLSELDPETRSSVETVMFDQRQEAMGLPTLDEMQNQEMEKFIMEKYPWMF; this is encoded by the exons ATGGTGATCATTACCGAATACAATGAGCAAGATGACATACCACCATCGTCCTCACCTGTAGAGGAGGTTAAGGACAAGAACGCTACTAAGGCCATTAAACAGAACAAGAAGGGGCTTCAag CTCCCAACATAGGCAATGGCCTTGATCTGGACAACTACTCTTGCGGTCAATCCGTACAGGAGGTTAAGGTGGCCAATAATGCTACTGAGGCCATTGAAGAGAACAAGAAGGGGCATCTag CTCCTACCATAGGCAATGGCCTTGATCTGGACAACTACTCTTGCGGTCAATCTGTACAGGAGGTTAAGGAGGCCAATAATGCTACTGAGGTCCTTGAAGAGAACAAGAAGGGGCCTCTAG CTCCCAACATAGACAATGGCCTTGATCTGGACAACTACTGTTGGGGTCAATCATTACAGGAGGTTTATGTCAATATTCCTGTACCTCAGGGAACAAAATCACGGTTTATTGTTTGCGATATAAAAAGGAACCATCTTACAGTTGGACTAAAGGGTCAGCCTCCAATTGTTGAT GGAGAACTCTATGGACCTGTCAAAGTTGAGGCTTGTTTCTGGACCTTAG AGGATCAGAAATCCATCTCTCTACTCCTTACCAAGATAGACCAGATGAACTGGTGGAAATGGGTAGTTAAAGGTGAACCTGAACTCGATACCGAGAAAGTTGAACAAATTACAAGCCTATCAGAATTGGACCCGGAGACTCGATCTAGTGTTGAAACTGTTATG TTTGATCAGCGACAGGAAGCAATGGGTCTTCCAACACTAGACGAGATGCAAAACCAGGAGATGGAAAAGTTTATAATGGAAAAG TATCCATGGATGTTTTGA
- the LOC107021592 gene encoding protein phosphatase 2C 51-like — MTNDKFYSASPENVFRQTTLSEPGAMEDFNLNAKQQKCSRLNGSQQLKRLCRTLMPDISSTNANVAITNYKCYKKKRNQNIGVTNGVDEKNRNGDEYGEEKEVVVSLLFTMSTTTSDHPDHHQQHSGNGVVLTRTSSNVDEASKETEDLQSITRYSHGSISLIGGRREMEDALSVKLNLLTNYDFFGVYDGHGGSCVAHACRDLLHKLLMDVILEEDGKLEEINWGKVMTMSFCKMDEEVNRINGAEVATIGSTAVVAIVGEEQVIVANCGDSRAVLSRGGVALALSNDHKPDRPDELERIEKSGGKVINWNGHRVLGVLATSRSIGDNYLKPYVIPEPEVTVSKRSDGDEFLILASDGLWDVIPNDIACDFTRRCLNGQIRRCKNGIEPSQNKVMKDNAAAKAASLLAELAISRGSTDNISIIIVELKKSLLSGDGNSIK; from the exons ATGACTAATGATAAATTTTACAGTGCATCGCCGGAAAATGTTTTCCGGCAAACCACATTGTCGGAACCAGGTGCAATGGAAGATTTTAATCTCAATGCAAAACAGCAAAAGTGCTCTCGCCTTAACGGTAGTCAGCAATTGAAGCGATTGTGCAGGACATTAATGCCTGACATCTCTAGCACTAACGCCAATGTTGCCATAACCAACTACAAATGCTACAAAAAGAAACGGAATCAGAATATTGGAGTAACGAATGGTGTTGATGAGAAAAACAGAAATGGAGATGAATACGGAGAGGAAAAGGAGGTTGTAGTGTCTCTGTTATTCACTATGAGTACGACAACTTCTGATCATCCCGATCATCATCAGCAGCATTCAGGAAACGGTGTCGTTTTGACCAGAACTTCTAGTAATGTCGATGAAGCGAGCAAGGAAACAGAGGATTTACAATCCATTACGAGATATTCACATGGATCTATCTCTTTGATCGGTGGAAGAAGAGAAATGGAGGATGCCCTGTCAGTGAAGCTGAATTTATTGACGAATTATGATTTTTTCGGTGTTTATGATGGACATGGAGGTTCATGTGTAGCTCATGCCTGCCGTGACTTGTTGCACAAGTTACTGATGGACGTAATTCTTGAAGAAGATGGgaaattagaagaaataaattgGGGGAAAGTGATGACGATGAGTTTCTGTAAGATGGATGAAGAGGTGAACAGGATTAATGGGGCGGAAGTGGCGACAATTGGATCAACAGCAGTCGTGGCGATTGTGGGGGAGGAACAGGTAATAGTTGCCAATTGTGGAGATTCTAGAGCTGTGCTTTCACGAGGTGGAGTTGCATTAGCCTTGTCTAATGATCATAAG CCGGACAGACCTGATGAACTGGAGAGAATTGAGAAATCAGGCGGGAAGGTCATCAATTGGAATGGGCATCGAGTGTTAGGAGTACTGGCTACTTCAAGATCCATAG GGGATAACTACCTAAAACCGTATGTAATACCAGAGCCAGAAGTCACAGTGAGCAAAAGAAGTGATGGAGATGAGTTCTTAATACTTGCCAGTGATGGTCTGTGGGATGTTATTCCCAACGACATTGCTTGTGATTTTACAAGGAGATGCTTAAATGGTCAGATTAGAAGGTGTAAAAATGGGATTGAGCCATCTCAAAATAAGGTCATGAAAGATAATGCTGCAGCAAAGGCAGCATCCTTACTAGCAGAATTAGCGATTTCACGGGGCAGTACAGATAACATAAGCATCATTATAGTTGAGTTGAAGAAATCTTTACTCAGCGGAGATGGAAATAGTATTAAATAG